A genomic segment from Alteribacillus bidgolensis encodes:
- a CDS encoding secondary thiamine-phosphate synthase enzyme YjbQ encodes MNLLQKRTVQTNQRDEMIDVTREVKSFIKEKEINKGIVIVYCPHTTAGITVNENADPDVKHDMLMRLDEVYPWEHPKYKHAEGNSASHLKASTVGTQQTLIIEDGNIVLGTWQGIYFCEFDGPRQRTMYIKGVKEA; translated from the coding sequence ATGAACTTGCTTCAAAAACGCACTGTTCAAACGAATCAAAGAGACGAAATGATTGATGTAACGAGAGAAGTAAAATCTTTTATTAAAGAAAAAGAGATAAACAAAGGCATTGTCATCGTTTATTGTCCTCATACAACGGCAGGTATAACGGTGAATGAAAATGCAGATCCAGACGTCAAACATGATATGCTGATGAGACTTGATGAAGTGTACCCATGGGAACACCCCAAATACAAACATGCTGAAGGTAATTCTGCTTCTCATTTAAAAGCAAGTACAGTAGGTACCCAGCAAACGTTAATTATTGAAGATGGGAATATAGTACTCGGAACATGGCAGGGCATTTATTTCTGTGAGTTTGATGGTCCAAGACAACGCACGATGTATATAAAAGGTGTAAAAGAAGCATAA
- a CDS encoding tetraprenyl-beta-curcumene synthase family protein, translated as MNVPTKTWTLMYRIFKEVIPEVHQILGEWKKRAEEIPNKELREHALGSINKKAFHCEGAGVYVLLTRAEVRTELLRFIIAYQTISDYLDSLCDWSESQDPENFRMLHIAMKHALDPAANKDDYYKFHQAKEDGGYLQSLVETCQETLNTFPGFENAQAEMEELSGYYRDLQVYKHVVKEDREPLLKDWFEKYKDNLPDMTWYEFSACAGSTLGIFTLGAYASRSHIAKVQAQSIKSAYFPYAQGLHILMDYFIDQEEDLRDDELNFCAYYPNEEKLVERVRHFKQHAVKSVSTLPDSKFHYMISKGVVAIYLADDKVQTNAAMKSTANRFIRFSGLPTAFFYINSWVYRRKTKALHGES; from the coding sequence TTGAACGTACCAACAAAAACATGGACGCTTATGTATCGAATTTTTAAAGAAGTCATACCTGAAGTACATCAAATACTTGGTGAGTGGAAAAAAAGAGCAGAGGAGATACCGAATAAAGAACTGCGAGAGCATGCGCTTGGAAGTATAAATAAAAAAGCTTTCCATTGTGAAGGTGCTGGAGTGTATGTATTGTTAACTAGAGCAGAAGTGCGCACGGAGCTTCTTAGGTTTATCATTGCATACCAGACCATTAGTGATTATCTAGACAGCTTGTGTGATTGGAGTGAATCGCAGGACCCTGAAAATTTTCGTATGCTCCATATAGCAATGAAACATGCGCTTGATCCAGCTGCGAACAAAGACGATTATTATAAATTCCACCAGGCAAAAGAAGACGGCGGCTATTTGCAGTCACTTGTAGAGACATGCCAAGAAACTTTAAATACTTTTCCAGGATTTGAAAATGCTCAAGCCGAGATGGAAGAATTATCAGGATATTACCGTGACCTGCAAGTCTATAAGCATGTTGTAAAAGAAGATAGGGAGCCGCTGCTCAAAGATTGGTTTGAGAAATACAAAGATAATCTGCCTGACATGACTTGGTATGAGTTTAGTGCATGTGCTGGTTCTACCCTCGGAATTTTCACTCTGGGAGCATATGCTTCGAGAAGCCATATAGCAAAGGTGCAGGCTCAATCTATAAAAAGTGCTTATTTCCCTTATGCACAAGGTCTTCATATTTTAATGGATTACTTTATTGATCAAGAAGAAGATCTGCGAGATGATGAACTGAATTTCTGTGCCTATTATCCTAATGAGGAAAAGCTCGTGGAAAGAGTGCGGCATTTTAAACAGCACGCAGTTAAAAGTGTGTCAACTCTTCCTGATTCAAAATTCCACTATATGATAAGCAAAGGGGTTGTTGCTATATACCTAGCGGATGATAAAGTTCAAACGAACGCTGCTATGAAATCAACAGCCAATCGTTTCATCCGATTCAGCGGTCTTCCCACTGCCTTTTTCTATATAAATTCCTGGGTATACCGACGAAAAACGAAAGCGCTGCATGGAGAATCCTAA
- a CDS encoding beta-class carbonic anhydrase, which yields MSVLDSILEFNENFVEKKDYEQYQTSKFPDKKLVILTCMDTRLLEMLPRALNLSNGDAKIIKNAGAMISHPFGSIMRSIIVALYELQAEEVAVIGHYGCGMTGLESNSILDKAEDRGIDLAKIEAASYAGVDVDKWLHGFNDVEDSVKNSVDIIRRHPLLPANTPVHGLAISPDTGKLTVLDRAE from the coding sequence ATGTCTGTACTAGATTCTATTCTTGAATTTAATGAAAACTTTGTAGAAAAAAAAGATTATGAACAATACCAAACGAGCAAATTCCCGGACAAAAAACTTGTCATTTTAACATGTATGGACACCCGGCTTTTGGAGATGCTTCCAAGAGCATTAAACCTTTCCAATGGAGACGCAAAAATCATCAAAAATGCTGGTGCTATGATTTCACATCCATTCGGAAGCATTATGCGAAGCATTATTGTCGCTCTATATGAACTGCAAGCAGAAGAAGTGGCTGTTATAGGCCACTATGGATGCGGAATGACCGGGCTTGAATCCAATTCTATCTTAGATAAAGCAGAAGATAGAGGAATTGACCTTGCAAAAATAGAAGCAGCTTCTTATGCAGGCGTCGATGTAGACAAATGGCTTCATGGGTTTAACGATGTAGAAGATAGTGTAAAAAACAGTGTAGATATTATTAGACGCCACCCTTTATTACCAGCAAATACCCCTGTACACGGCCTTGCAATTTCTCCTGACACCGGAAAATTAACTGTCTTAGATAGAGCGGAATAA
- a CDS encoding TIGR01212 family radical SAM protein (This family includes YhcC from E. coli K-12, an uncharacterized radical SAM protein.) — protein MLQPNQEPVPLLWGEKRYHTWNYHLREHFGEKIFKIPLDAGFDCPNRDGKVASGGCTFCSERGSGDFAGDRKDDLITQFHTIKNRMHKKWKKGKYIGYFQAFSNTYAPVEELRELFEVILEQEDVVGLAIATRPDCLPDDVVEYLAELNERTYLWVELGLQTVHERTAMIINRAHDYECYKEGVNKLRKHGIRVCSHIINGLPLESHNMMKETAQEVAKLDVQGIKIHLLHLLKRTPMVKQYEKGMVDLMSKEDYVKLVVDQLEMLPPEMIVHRLTGDGPSDLMIGPMWSLNKWEVLNAIDDELKNRNSWQGKHYEPVPASVK, from the coding sequence ATGCTTCAACCAAATCAGGAACCCGTCCCTCTCTTGTGGGGGGAAAAACGGTACCATACATGGAATTACCACCTTCGTGAACATTTCGGTGAAAAAATATTTAAAATTCCTCTTGATGCTGGTTTCGATTGTCCAAATCGTGACGGAAAAGTAGCATCAGGCGGCTGTACGTTTTGTTCGGAACGAGGATCTGGTGATTTTGCCGGTGATCGTAAAGATGATCTTATCACGCAATTTCATACGATTAAAAATAGAATGCATAAAAAATGGAAGAAAGGTAAATATATCGGTTATTTTCAAGCTTTCAGCAACACGTACGCGCCCGTCGAAGAGCTGAGAGAACTGTTTGAAGTCATTCTCGAACAGGAAGATGTTGTTGGGCTTGCGATTGCAACAAGACCGGACTGCCTTCCAGATGATGTCGTTGAATATCTTGCTGAGCTTAATGAGCGGACGTATTTGTGGGTAGAGCTTGGTTTGCAAACCGTGCATGAACGAACTGCCATGATCATTAACCGAGCTCACGATTACGAGTGCTATAAAGAAGGAGTAAACAAACTAAGAAAACACGGAATTCGGGTTTGTTCCCATATTATTAACGGGCTTCCGCTTGAGTCACACAACATGATGAAAGAAACAGCGCAGGAAGTGGCGAAATTGGATGTTCAAGGAATCAAAATTCACCTGTTACATCTGTTGAAACGTACACCAATGGTAAAACAGTATGAAAAAGGAATGGTCGATCTTATGAGCAAAGAAGACTATGTAAAGCTCGTTGTCGACCAGCTTGAAATGCTGCCTCCTGAAATGATTGTCCACCGTTTAACTGGAGACGGCCCTTCTGATTTAATGATCGGACCGATGTGGAGTTTAAATAAATGGGAAGTGCTTAATGCTATTGATGATGAATTGAAAAATAGAAACAGCTGGCAAGGAAAGCACTATGAACCCGTGCCAGCATCGGTAAAATGA
- the leuS gene encoding leucine--tRNA ligase, whose protein sequence is MAFSHKDIEKKWQQYWEKNKTFKTSDKLGEGPDFYALDMFPYPSGSGLHVGHPEGYTATDILSRMKRMQGFNVMHPMGWDAFGLPAEQFALDTGKHPREFTQANIETFKRQIKSLGFSYDWDREINTTDPNYYKWTQWIFLQLYKKGLAYMDEVAVNWCPALGTVLANEEVIDGVSERGGHPVERRPMKQWMLKITEYADRLLEDLEELDWPESVKDMQRNWIGRSEGSDVHFGIEGTDETFTVFTTRPDTLFGATYCVFAPEHELVDKIVTKEQKEAVEAYKKEVGTKSDLERTELQKEKTGVFTGAYAVNPVSGEKLPIWIADYVLVNYGSGAIMAVPGHDERDYEFAKQFDLPIVEVVEGGNLNEEAYTEDGPHVNSEFLNGLYTEEAITKMIERLEKEGKGKKQITYRLRDWLFSRQRYWGEPIPVIHWEDGTMSAVPDNELPLELPEMDEFKPSGTGESPLANAAEWLEVTDPETGMKGRRETNTMPQWAGSCWYYLRFIDPDNNEALADEEKLKRWLPVDIYIGGAEHAVLHLLYARFWHKVLYDIGVVPTKEPFQRLYNQGMILGENNEKMSKSKGNVVNPDDILETHGADTLRLYEMFMGPLDASVAWSENGLDGARRFLDRVWRLYTKDNELTTAITDSEGNKDFARAYHQTVQRVTDDFTNLRFNTGISQLMVFVNEAYKQDNLPRAYMEGFVKLLSPVAPHLAEEIWELLGHTETIAYEAWPEYDENMLIEDEIEIVLQVNGKVRAKAVIPKDADKEQMEAIAKENDKVQEEIEGKTIRKVIAVPGKLINIVAN, encoded by the coding sequence ATGGCGTTTTCTCATAAAGACATAGAAAAAAAATGGCAGCAATACTGGGAAAAGAATAAAACGTTTAAAACGTCAGATAAACTGGGGGAAGGACCGGATTTTTATGCACTTGACATGTTTCCGTATCCTTCTGGTTCAGGGCTTCACGTCGGCCACCCAGAAGGGTATACAGCCACAGATATATTATCCCGTATGAAACGTATGCAAGGCTTTAATGTGATGCATCCAATGGGGTGGGACGCATTTGGTCTGCCAGCCGAACAATTTGCTCTTGATACAGGGAAACATCCCCGGGAATTTACACAAGCGAATATCGAAACGTTCAAGAGACAAATTAAATCATTAGGTTTTTCTTATGATTGGGACCGCGAAATTAACACAACCGATCCAAACTATTATAAATGGACGCAATGGATCTTTTTGCAGTTGTATAAAAAAGGCCTTGCTTATATGGATGAAGTGGCTGTAAACTGGTGTCCTGCGCTTGGTACAGTACTTGCTAATGAAGAAGTAATTGACGGGGTAAGTGAACGGGGCGGCCATCCGGTTGAACGTCGTCCAATGAAACAATGGATGTTAAAAATTACCGAATATGCAGACCGTTTGCTAGAAGACCTAGAGGAACTAGATTGGCCAGAAAGCGTAAAAGATATGCAGCGCAACTGGATTGGCCGTTCTGAGGGGTCAGATGTTCATTTTGGAATTGAAGGCACAGATGAGACCTTTACGGTGTTTACAACCCGTCCTGATACATTGTTTGGTGCAACATATTGTGTATTTGCCCCAGAGCATGAATTAGTAGATAAAATTGTGACGAAAGAACAAAAAGAAGCGGTAGAAGCTTATAAAAAAGAAGTCGGTACCAAAAGTGACCTCGAGCGGACAGAGCTTCAAAAAGAAAAAACAGGGGTGTTCACTGGAGCATATGCTGTAAATCCTGTAAGCGGTGAAAAACTGCCGATTTGGATTGCTGATTATGTGTTAGTAAATTACGGAAGCGGTGCAATTATGGCGGTGCCGGGCCATGATGAACGTGACTATGAATTTGCAAAACAGTTTGACCTTCCGATTGTGGAAGTAGTGGAAGGCGGAAATCTTAACGAAGAAGCATATACAGAAGACGGTCCCCATGTAAACTCTGAATTTTTGAATGGTCTTTACACAGAAGAAGCTATTACAAAAATGATTGAAAGATTAGAAAAAGAGGGGAAAGGTAAAAAGCAGATTACCTACCGCCTTCGTGATTGGCTGTTCAGCCGTCAGCGCTATTGGGGAGAGCCTATTCCTGTTATTCATTGGGAAGACGGGACAATGAGTGCGGTACCTGATAATGAATTGCCGTTAGAGCTTCCGGAAATGGATGAATTTAAGCCGTCCGGCACAGGAGAATCTCCACTTGCCAATGCGGCGGAGTGGCTTGAAGTGACGGATCCTGAAACCGGGATGAAAGGGCGCCGGGAAACCAACACAATGCCGCAATGGGCGGGAAGCTGCTGGTATTACCTGCGTTTTATCGACCCAGATAATAACGAAGCGTTAGCAGATGAAGAAAAACTTAAACGCTGGCTTCCGGTTGATATTTATATTGGCGGTGCCGAACACGCTGTCTTGCATTTATTGTATGCACGTTTCTGGCACAAAGTATTATATGATATTGGTGTGGTACCAACAAAAGAGCCATTTCAACGTTTGTATAATCAAGGAATGATCCTTGGAGAAAACAATGAGAAAATGAGTAAATCCAAAGGGAACGTAGTAAACCCTGACGACATTTTAGAGACACATGGTGCTGATACGCTGCGTCTTTATGAAATGTTTATGGGACCGCTTGATGCTTCGGTAGCATGGTCAGAAAACGGTCTGGATGGTGCTCGCAGGTTCTTAGATAGAGTGTGGCGTTTATATACTAAAGATAATGAACTTACAACAGCGATTACCGATTCAGAAGGAAACAAAGATTTCGCCCGTGCCTATCACCAAACGGTTCAGCGTGTAACAGATGACTTTACAAACCTTCGTTTTAACACAGGAATCAGTCAATTGATGGTTTTTGTTAACGAAGCCTACAAGCAGGATAATCTTCCTCGTGCATACATGGAAGGATTTGTGAAATTATTGTCACCTGTAGCACCACATTTAGCAGAAGAAATCTGGGAGCTCTTAGGGCACACAGAAACAATTGCCTATGAAGCTTGGCCAGAGTATGATGAAAACATGCTGATAGAAGATGAAATAGAAATTGTACTTCAAGTGAACGGGAAAGTTCGAGCAAAAGCAGTGATACCAAAAGATGCTGATAAAGAGCAGATGGAAGCTATTGCTAAGGAAAACGATAAAGTACAGGAAGAAATAGAAGGGAAAACCATTCGAAAAGTGATAGCCGTTCCCGGCAAACTGATTAATATAGTGGCAAATTAA
- a CDS encoding putative polysaccharide biosynthesis protein has protein sequence MNDVMIIGDEGMSDSKFLRGTMILSVSTFLSKFLGMIYIFPFVAMVGQQGLALYQYGYQPYTILLSLATLGVPMAVSKFVSKYNALGDFRTGQRLFRSGLFFMTITGFIAFLLLFFLAPVIAGWIISNPDDLNGNSITDVVFTIRMVSVALLLIPAMSVFRGYFQGFQSMGPTAVSQVVEQIVRIIFILTMAFAILYIWEGELGTAIGFATFGAFIGGLGALAVLLFYWKKRKSLIQKEAEESTADYNITLPSMYKELISYALPLSFVGLAIPLFQMVDLFTFNNALMASDQYSQGEAEIAYGAFAGSAHKLILIPVAVATAMSVTLIPTITNSFTNQDKPLLQRQITQTYQVILFLSIPAAAGLFILAYPTFAVLFGLEDVKIGGYVLRYYAPAAVLFSLFSVTAAILQGINRQRYAVFSLVIGLAIKGVTAYTFLYTMGPIGGSFSTIAGFGAATAFNGWAIGKFAAFQYGKILKRTALIMFFTVCMTAAVLVVKEGALTLFPLTSWRNALFVELFSVIAGAGLYFILSVKSGLAGIVLGERFSILKKPN, from the coding sequence ATGAATGACGTAATGATTATTGGAGATGAAGGTATGTCTGATTCAAAGTTTTTACGGGGCACGATGATATTATCGGTTTCCACGTTTTTATCTAAATTTCTCGGAATGATATATATTTTCCCTTTTGTAGCTATGGTGGGACAGCAAGGGTTAGCTTTATACCAATATGGATACCAGCCATACACAATTTTATTAAGTTTAGCCACATTGGGCGTTCCAATGGCGGTTTCTAAATTCGTGTCAAAATATAACGCGCTAGGTGATTTCAGGACAGGCCAGCGTTTGTTTCGTTCCGGCCTCTTTTTTATGACGATTACAGGATTTATTGCGTTTTTACTATTGTTTTTCCTCGCACCAGTGATAGCAGGATGGATTATTTCAAACCCTGACGACCTAAATGGAAACTCGATAACAGATGTAGTGTTTACAATTCGGATGGTCAGTGTAGCATTGCTTCTTATTCCGGCAATGTCAGTATTTCGCGGCTATTTTCAAGGGTTTCAATCTATGGGGCCTACTGCGGTCTCCCAAGTGGTTGAACAAATTGTTCGTATTATCTTTATTTTGACGATGGCCTTTGCAATTTTATACATATGGGAAGGCGAACTTGGAACAGCTATTGGTTTTGCGACATTCGGGGCCTTTATCGGAGGACTAGGAGCATTAGCGGTGCTGCTGTTCTACTGGAAAAAGCGAAAATCCTTGATCCAAAAGGAAGCAGAGGAAAGCACTGCTGACTATAATATTACACTGCCTTCCATGTACAAAGAACTGATTTCCTATGCACTGCCTCTTTCTTTTGTTGGTTTGGCTATACCGCTTTTTCAAATGGTGGATTTGTTCACTTTTAACAATGCTTTAATGGCAAGTGACCAGTATTCTCAGGGAGAAGCAGAAATAGCTTATGGTGCGTTTGCAGGATCTGCTCATAAACTTATATTAATCCCGGTAGCTGTTGCGACAGCAATGTCTGTTACATTAATTCCGACGATCACAAATTCGTTTACTAATCAAGATAAGCCATTATTACAACGTCAGATTACCCAGACGTATCAAGTGATTTTATTTCTTTCTATCCCTGCAGCCGCTGGCTTATTCATACTGGCCTACCCAACTTTTGCTGTTTTGTTTGGATTGGAAGATGTGAAAATAGGAGGGTATGTTCTTCGTTATTACGCTCCTGCGGCTGTGTTATTTTCACTATTTTCGGTTACTGCTGCGATTTTGCAAGGTATAAACCGCCAGCGCTATGCTGTTTTTTCGCTCGTGATAGGGTTAGCGATAAAGGGGGTAACAGCCTATACTTTTCTCTATACTATGGGGCCTATCGGCGGGAGTTTTAGTACAATTGCAGGTTTTGGCGCTGCTACAGCTTTTAATGGTTGGGCGATTGGAAAATTTGCTGCTTTTCAATACGGAAAAATCCTGAAACGTACAGCGTTGATAATGTTTTTTACCGTATGCATGACGGCTGCCGTACTCGTTGTGAAAGAAGGAGCATTAACGTTGTTTCCGCTGACATCATGGAGAAACGCTTTGTTTGTAGAGTTATTTAGTGTTATTGCAGGGGCTGGCTTATACTTCATTTTAAGCGTAAAGAGCGGACTTGCTGGTATTGTACTTGGAGAACGGTTTTCTATATTGAAAAAACCAAATTAA
- a CDS encoding class I SAM-dependent methyltransferase yields MILPGILPFVRELVDRCLKEGDIAIDATAGNGIDTLYLANKVGTSGKVYSFDIQKAAIENTSARLKDHQLENRVSLILDSHENAASYIIDEEHSLLKAAVFNLGYLPSGDKTITTKGDSTVQAVSNLIQIMPSRSMIILVIYHGHEEGKKEKQTIETFAKQLKQTSVQVLRYEFINQINNPPFIIAIEKK; encoded by the coding sequence ATGATCCTGCCAGGCATTCTCCCATTTGTCCGTGAGCTTGTGGACCGCTGCTTAAAAGAGGGTGACATTGCCATTGATGCTACCGCAGGAAATGGCATAGATACCCTCTACCTTGCAAATAAAGTTGGAACAAGCGGAAAAGTGTATAGTTTTGATATTCAAAAAGCAGCAATAGAAAATACGAGCGCTCGTCTTAAAGACCATCAGCTCGAAAACCGTGTTTCATTAATACTAGACAGCCATGAAAATGCTGCATCTTATATCATAGATGAAGAGCATTCCCTCCTGAAAGCAGCTGTTTTTAACCTTGGTTATCTTCCTAGTGGTGATAAAACGATTACTACAAAGGGGGATTCAACCGTCCAAGCCGTTTCTAACCTGATACAAATTATGCCTTCTCGTTCCATGATTATCCTTGTCATTTATCACGGGCATGAAGAAGGGAAAAAAGAAAAACAAACCATTGAAACGTTTGCGAAACAACTCAAACAAACATCCGTTCAAGTGCTGCGTTATGAATTTATAAATCAAATAAACAACCCGCCGTTTATTATAGCAATAGAGAAAAAATAA
- a CDS encoding NAD(P)/FAD-dependent oxidoreductase, translating into MNYNVIIVGGGPAGLMAAVAAAEHGASVLIVDKGKKLGRKLAISGGGRCNVTNRMDQKELIAHIPGNGKFMYSPFSIFNNEDIITFFEGMGIALKEEDMGRMFPVNDKAVTVVKTLLNKMQELGVETRLNTKVSSLLFEENKVTGIMVEDDEKINADAVIIATGGKSVPHTGSTGDGYPWAEAAGHKITELYPTEVPITSAEPFIKEKRLQGLSLSDASLSVYNPKGKKIITHRGGMVFTHFGISGPIVLRCSQFVVKAMKKHKTTSITMGLHLYPDTNSETFFQELVQHKKKDGAKACKNALKHLAAERLLQFFLEKAEMDPSTSLQDIPNDNLRKLADLFTDFRFEANGTLSIEDAFVTGGGISVKEIHPKRMESKFKSRLYFCGEILDIHAYTGGFNITCAFSTGYTAGKSAAETAAD; encoded by the coding sequence ATGAACTATAATGTAATAATCGTAGGCGGGGGACCAGCCGGTCTTATGGCAGCGGTAGCTGCTGCCGAACACGGGGCTAGTGTCCTCATTGTGGATAAAGGAAAAAAACTTGGAAGAAAACTCGCTATTTCTGGAGGAGGGCGCTGCAACGTTACGAATCGAATGGATCAAAAAGAACTGATTGCCCACATTCCAGGGAATGGAAAATTTATGTACAGTCCTTTTTCTATTTTTAACAATGAAGACATTATCACTTTTTTTGAAGGGATGGGTATTGCTTTAAAAGAAGAAGACATGGGCAGAATGTTCCCGGTTAATGATAAAGCTGTTACCGTCGTAAAAACACTATTAAATAAAATGCAGGAATTAGGCGTAGAAACCCGCTTGAACACGAAAGTTTCTTCTCTCTTGTTTGAAGAAAATAAAGTAACGGGGATTATGGTGGAAGACGATGAAAAAATAAACGCCGACGCTGTTATTATCGCAACCGGAGGTAAATCGGTTCCCCATACCGGCAGTACAGGAGACGGATATCCGTGGGCGGAAGCGGCTGGACACAAAATTACAGAATTGTATCCAACAGAAGTGCCGATTACTTCTGCTGAACCTTTTATAAAAGAAAAACGGCTGCAAGGTCTCTCACTGTCTGATGCATCCCTAAGTGTGTATAACCCAAAAGGAAAAAAAATAATTACTCACAGAGGCGGAATGGTATTTACTCACTTTGGCATTTCTGGTCCTATCGTTTTAAGATGCAGTCAATTCGTTGTAAAGGCTATGAAAAAACATAAAACAACATCCATTACGATGGGCCTTCACTTATACCCAGACACTAATTCTGAAACTTTTTTCCAAGAACTGGTTCAGCATAAAAAGAAAGATGGAGCAAAAGCTTGTAAAAATGCATTAAAGCATTTAGCTGCTGAACGCCTTCTTCAGTTCTTTTTAGAAAAAGCAGAGATGGATCCATCCACCTCGCTTCAAGATATACCAAATGATAACCTTCGAAAATTAGCAGACTTATTCACAGATTTTCGGTTTGAAGCAAACGGTACGCTTTCCATTGAAGATGCGTTCGTTACAGGCGGAGGTATATCTGTTAAGGAAATTCACCCTAAAAGGATGGAATCCAAATTTAAATCAAGACTATATTTTTGCGGAGAAATTTTGGACATTCATGCTTATACAGGCGGTTTTAATATAACTTGCGCATTTTCCACGGGTTATACAGCAGGAAAATCAGCGGCAGAAACAGCAGCAGATTAA
- the ftsW gene encoding putative lipid II flippase FtsW, with the protein MIRKRYKDYDWWLIGAAIFLSMFGIIMIYSASFPLAIDLYENPSYFFVRQLIWFGTGSILLLFFMHFRYSYLKKLSPVFLLGSVLILVLVLVVGREVNGAKSWIAFGSFSIQPAEFVKLAVIIYLAQVYSQKQAYINKFISGVIPPLVAVVFIFSLIMLQPDLGTAAAILMTSGIIVFLSGAKIRHLAVLAGLSFAVISYFAISEPYRIQRLTAFQDPFEMAEAAGGGYQLIQAYVAFAHGGLTGVGLGQSVQKMHFLPEPHTDFILAVISEELGFIGIGFVLICLTVIAWRGVLIGARSTHTFGTLLAFGLVFQLVSQAVVNAGAATGLLPITGLPFPFVSYGGSSLLVSLSAIGILANISRVNKMEKRSKVKTEAA; encoded by the coding sequence ATGATACGTAAACGATACAAAGATTATGATTGGTGGTTGATTGGAGCAGCAATATTTCTAAGCATGTTTGGAATCATTATGATTTATAGTGCAAGTTTTCCTCTTGCCATTGATCTTTATGAAAATCCTTCCTATTTTTTTGTAAGACAGCTTATATGGTTTGGAACAGGGAGCATATTGCTTTTATTCTTTATGCATTTTCGGTATTCTTATTTGAAAAAACTATCCCCAGTCTTTCTTCTTGGTTCCGTCCTCATCCTTGTGTTAGTACTCGTGGTCGGGCGGGAAGTAAATGGGGCAAAAAGCTGGATTGCATTTGGATCATTTAGCATTCAGCCCGCAGAATTTGTAAAACTTGCCGTTATTATTTATTTAGCCCAAGTATATTCTCAAAAACAAGCCTATATTAATAAATTTATCAGTGGTGTGATTCCACCGCTCGTTGCGGTCGTTTTCATATTTTCATTAATTATGCTTCAGCCGGACCTCGGAACAGCAGCGGCTATTCTGATGACTTCGGGAATTATTGTGTTTCTATCCGGAGCAAAGATAAGGCACCTTGCCGTTCTTGCAGGACTTTCTTTTGCTGTTATCAGCTATTTTGCGATTAGTGAACCATATCGAATACAACGCTTAACTGCTTTTCAAGATCCATTTGAAATGGCAGAAGCAGCTGGCGGTGGTTATCAGCTCATTCAAGCATATGTTGCCTTTGCTCATGGGGGATTAACAGGTGTAGGTTTAGGACAAAGTGTACAGAAAATGCATTTTTTACCGGAACCGCATACGGATTTTATTTTGGCAGTTATCTCAGAAGAACTTGGTTTTATAGGGATTGGATTTGTATTGATTTGTTTAACGGTTATTGCCTGGCGCGGCGTACTTATCGGGGCACGCAGTACACATACGTTTGGTACATTGCTTGCTTTTGGTCTCGTGTTTCAATTGGTGTCTCAAGCAGTGGTAAATGCCGGGGCCGCGACAGGATTGCTGCCGATTACAGGTCTGCCATTCCCATTTGTAAGTTATGGAGGATCTTCGCTGCTCGTATCTCTATCAGCTATTGGTATTCTAGCAAATATATCTAGAGTAAATAAAATGGAAAAAAGGTCAAAAGTAAAAACAGAGGCAGCTTAA